A region from the Bombyx mori chromosome 15, ASM3026992v2 genome encodes:
- the LOC101740373 gene encoding ubiquitin carboxyl-terminal hydrolase MINDY-3 homolog produces MSASSVALERELAGTRRLLWGDHVKEDVFRRWAQGFQFSPDEPSALIQQEGGPCAAIAPVQGFLLKILLSETPGHSFQDLTSEKCNSLLVRAVCTILSQCLAPKYNVAVYRKNESGAETSGSNSVSVDEHSSDTIEHFHRRIQVHSFQNLSEVEAFYTRNIRILKDKYGVLLLLYSVILSKGISTVEAELSELSDPLIHSTYGYGSQGLINLMLTGRAVAHVWDHDQVVSGLRLRGIEKQNDIGFLTIMEHMQYCTVGSFYKSPKHPVWVLASETHLTVLFSLERRLAAPESAGESAERIFRSFDPEGNNFIPSVALQDVLCAADLVSEPEYVELMRRKLDTENLGIILLSTFMDEFFPGCERGAPDTFTLHHYNGLERSNPGGRVVYRTGRAALLECPMRAATTDPMLTCLQTKWPSIDVVWDDGHSPSLN; encoded by the coding sequence ATGAGTGCGAGTAGCGTGGCGCTGGAGCGCGAGCTGGCAGGCACGCGACGCTTGCTGTGGGGGGACCACGTCAAAGAAGATGTTTTCCGACGTTGGGCGCAAGGTTTTCAATTCAGTCCTGATGAACCCAGCGCCCTCATTCAGCAGGAGGGTGGACCTTGCGCTGCGATCGCCCCAGTACAAGGATTTTTGCTTAAGATTCTCCTATCAGAGACTCCAGGACATAGTTTTCAAGACTTAACATCGGAGAAGTGCAACTCTTTACTTGTGAGAGCTGTGTGTACGATTTTAAGCCAGTGTCTAGCACCTAAATACAATGTAGCTGTTTACCGGAAGAATGAGTCTGGTGCGGAAACAAGTGGAAGTAACAGCGTTAGTGTGGATGAACACTCTAGTGATACCATTGAACATTTCCATCGAAGAATCCAGGTACATTCGTTTCAAAATCTGTCAGAAGTGGAGGCATTTTACACAAGGAACATTAGGATATTGAAGGACAAATATGGTGTTCTACTTCTGTTATATAGTGTGATTCTCAGTAAGGGTATAAGTACAGTAGAAGCAGAGCTCTCTGAACTCTCAGACCCCCTGATACATTCCACATATGGGTATGGATCACAAGGTCTCATCAATTTGATGCTGACTGGACGAGCAGTGGCACATGTGTGGGATCATGATCAAGTTGTCAGTGGTTTAAGACTTAGAGGCATAGAAAAACAAAATGACATTGGTTTCCTGACTATCATGGAGCATATGCAATACTGCACTGTAGGGTCGTTTTACAAGAGCCCTAAACATCCTGTTTGGGTACTGGCTTCCGAGACTCACCTGACTGTGCTTTTCTCTCTAGAGCGTCGATTGGCAGCACCAGAGAGTGCAGGAGAATCTGCTGAACGAATATTCAGATCATTTGATCCTGAAGGCAACAATTTCATTCCTTCAGTAGCTTTGCAGGATGTTCTGTGCGCTGCAGACTTAGTCAGTGAACCAGAATATGTGGAATTAATGAGGCGGAAATTAGACACTGAAAACTTGGGaataattttgttaagtacttTCATGGATGAATTTTTCCCAGGATGTGAACGTGGTGCTCCTGACACATTCACCCTTCACCATTACAATGGTCTTGAGCGTAGTAACCCAGGTGGCAGAGTTGTGTACCGCACTGGTCGAGCAGCTTTGCTCGAGTGCCCGATGCGTGCTGCCACCACAGACCCCATGTTGACCTGTCTGCAGACTAAGTGGCCCAGCATTGATGTTGTCTGGGACGATGGACATTCACCCTCGCTCAATTAA